Proteins encoded in a region of the Panicum hallii strain FIL2 chromosome 3, PHallii_v3.1, whole genome shotgun sequence genome:
- the LOC112885636 gene encoding protein kinase PINOID-like: MVAAVRAAPALSGKPHGPPPPGLTMLEVAAAAAAGEERLSDASTAAPNSSLSSASSAGSLPRCSSLSRLSFDCSPSAALAAARSPPPAGVSRPHRSGDAAWAAIRAASTSAAAPLGPRDFKLLRRVGGGDIGTVYLCRLRNTARESPCQLYAMKVVDRRVVAKKKKLERAAAEKRILRALDHPFLPTLFADFDAAPHFSCVVMEFCPGGDLHSLRHRMPSRRFPLPSARFYAAEVLLALEYLHMMGIVYRDLKPENVLIRADGHIMLIDFDLSLESTSSPSLESADADDDGASTSVSCFPDHLFKRHRRQRRTAAPRTFVAEPVDARSCSFVGTHEYVAPEVARGGPHGAAVDWWALGVFLYELLHGRTPFAGADNESTLRNIARRPLAFPPPSSGPADAAARDLIAGLLAKDPARRLGSRRGAADVKAHPFFRGLNFALLRSSRPPVVPGASPLHRSQSCHAAPTTATPDKKPPAPAPDARFGLF; this comes from the exons ATGGTCGCCGCGGTGCGCGCTGCGCCGGCGCTGTCCGGCAAGCCgcacgggccgccgccgccggggctcACGATGCTGGaggttgcggcggcggcggcggcgggggaggagcggCTGTCCGAcgcctcgacggcggcgcccaACTCGAGCCTCAGCTCGGCCAGCAGCGCCGGCAGCCTGCCGCGGTGCTCCAGCCTCTCGCGCCTCTCCTTCGACTGCTCCCCGTCCGCCGCCCTGGCAgccgcgcgctcgccgccgcccgcggggGTGTCGCGGCCGCACCGGTCGGGCGACGCGGCGTGGGCGGCGATCCGCGCGGCGTCCACGTCCGCAGcagcgccgctcgggccccgggACTTCAAGCTGCTGcgccgcgtcggcggcggcgacatCGGGACCGTGTACCTCTGCCGCCTCCGGAACACCGCGAGGGAGAGCCCGTGCCAGCTCTACGCGATGAAGGTGGTCGACCGGCGCGTGGTGGCCAAGAAGAAGAAGCTggagcgcgcggcggcggagaagcGGATCCTGCGGGCGCTCGACCACCCGTTCCTCCCCACGCTCTTCGCCGACTTCGACGCCGCGCCGCACTTCTCCTGCGTCGTCATGGAGTTCTGCCCCGGCGGCGACCTCCACTCGCTCCGCCACCGCATGCCCTCCCGCCGCTTCCCGCTCCCGTCCGCTCG GTTCTACGCGGCGGAGGTGCTGCTGGCGCTGGAGTACCTGCACATGATGGGCATCGTGTACCGCGACCTCAAGCCGGAGAACGTGCTGATCCGCGCCGACGGCCACATCATGCTCATCGACTTCGACCTGTCGCTGGAGTCCACGTCCTCGCCGTCGCTGGAGTCCGCTGATGCCGACGACGACGGCGCATCCACCTCCGTGTCCTGCTTCCCGGACCACCTGTTCAAGCGCCACCGGCGCCAGCGCCGCACCGCCGCGCCGCGGACGTTCGTGGCGGAGCCCGTGGACGCGCGCTCCTGCTCGTTCGTGGGCACGCACGAGTACGTGGCCCCCGAGGTCGCCCGGGGCGGGCCCCACGGCGCCGCCGTGGACTGGTGGGCCCTCGGCGTGTTCCTCTACGAGCTCCTCCACGGGCGCACCCCGTTCGCCGGCGCCGACAACGAGTCCACGCTCCGCAACATCGCACGCCGCCCGCTCGCGTTCCCCCCGCCCTCCTCGGGCCCCGCCGACGCCGCGGCGCGGGACCTCATCGCTGGCCTCCTCGCCAAGGACCCGGCCCGGCGCCTCGGgtcccgccgcggcgccgccgacgTGAAGGCGCACCCCTTCTTCCGGGGCCTCAACTTCGCGCTCCTCCGGTCCTCCCGCCCGCCCGTCGTCCCCGGCGCGTCGCCGCTGCACCGGTCGCAGTCCTGCCACGCCGCGCCTACCACCGCGACGCCCGACAAgaagccgccggcgccggcaccgGACGCCCGGTTCGGCCTCTTCTGA